CCGAGCCCGTGAACCTCCTCCCGGAGTTCTGCTTCCCGCTTCCGCTCCACGTGATCTGTGAGCTCCTGGGCGTCCCGGAGAACGAACGCAAGCAGGCCCAGGAATGGTCCGCCACCGTCGCTCAGACCGGCTTCGGGCCGGAGGCGAGGAAGGCGCTGGAACTGGCCGAGGGAAACCTGCGCGACTATCTGGTGGACCTGATCGCGCGGAAGCGGAAGGAGCCGGACGGAGCTCTGCTCAGCGCACTCGTCACGGCGCAGGACCAGGACGGCGCGCTCACCGACCACGAACTCGTCTCCACCGCGTGGGTGCTGCTGTTCGCGGGCCACAAGTCGACCGCGTACCAGATCGGCAACGCCGTCTACCACCTGCTCAGCCAGCCTGAGCAGAAGCGCCTGGCCTTCCGGGACCCGAAGGCGACGGCCGCGGCCGTCGAAGAGATCTTCCGGTTCGAGACCTCCGTGGAGAACTCGACGTTCCGCTACGCGACGGAAGACATCGAGATCCGCGACACGCGCATTCCCAAGGGGGCGCTGGTGCAGATCTCGCTCACGGCGGCCAACCGGGACCCGGAGATGTTCCCCGACCCGGACCGCATGGACGTCGAGCGCCCGAACGTCCAGGCGACGCACCTCGCATTCGGCCTGGGCCCGCACTACTGCATCGGCGCTCCTTTGGCGCGTCTGGAGATGCAGATCGCCCTCGCCACGCTCTTCGGACGGTATCCGCGCATGGCCCTGGTCGGGGAGCCGGAGGACGCGCGCTGGCTGACCGTGCCGTTCCCCGCCTTCCGGGGGCTCGCGGAACTCCCCGTCGTCCTCGACCCGTCGTGACGGGGGAGACTCCGGCGTCGGCGCCCGTACGGGTAGTTCGACTGCTGCGCGTCCGGGAGGGCAGGGAAGCGGATTTCGTGGAGTCCTACCACGGCGTGCTCGAACGCGCCGTGCGGTCTCCGGGGCATCTGCGCGAACAACTCTGCCGCTCCGTCGACGACCCCGGTCAATGGCTGCTCACCAGTGAGTGGGCGAGCCTGGACGCCGTCAAACGGTGGCGCGCCGACCCCGATCACGCCACGCTGGTCGGGCCGATGAACGCGTGCCTGCATGACGACCGGTGGACCGGGGTCTTCGAGATCATGCCCGAGGGTGCCCGAAAGCCGAGACGGAGCTGACCGGCATGTGACCGGCCGGTAAGGTCTGGTGCCGTGCCGAAGCCGCTCAGTCTTCCCTTTGACCCCATCGCCCGCGCCGACGAACGCTGGAAGCAGCGCTGGGGAAACGTGCCGTCCATGGCCGCGATCACCTCGATCATGCGTGCGCAGCAGATCCTGCTCGCCGAGGTCGACGCCGTGGTCAAGCCGTACGGACTGACGTTCGCGCGGTACGAGGCGCTGGTGCTGCTCACCTTCTCCAAGTCGGGCGAGCTCCCGATGTCCAAGATCGGTGAGCGGCTCATGGTGCACCCCACGTCCGTGACGAACACCGTCGACCGGCTGGTGAAGTCGGGTCTGGTCGACAAGCGGCCCAACCCCAACGACGGGCGTGGCACCCTCGCGAGCATCACCGAAAAGGGTCGTGAGGTGGTGGAGGCGGCCACCCGCGACCTGATGGCGATGGACTTCGGGCTCGGCGTGTACGACGCGGAGGAGTGCGCCGAGATCTTCGCGATGCTGCGGCCGCTGCGGATCGCCGCGGGGGACTTCGAGGAGGGGTGACCCGGGCCAAGATCTCCCGGAACGGGTCGTTACGCTCGACCGCATGAAAAAGAGCGTGCTGACCCGCTATCGCGTGATGGCCTACGTCACCGGCGTACTGCTGGTCCTGCTGACCTTCGGCATGATCGGCAAGTACGTGCTCGACCTGAACGGCGCGGCCGACTTCACGCGCGTCGTCAGCATCGCGCACGGCTGGCTCTACGTCGTGTACCTGATCTTCGCCTTCGACCTGGGCTCCAAGGCGAAGTGGCCGGTGGGCAAGCAGATCTGGGTGCTGCTCGCCGGGACCATCCCGACGGCCGCCTTCTTCGTGGAGCGCAAGATCAGCCACGAGCTCGAGGCCAGGGTCGCGGAGGACTCGCCCGCGACCGCCAAGGCGTAACCGCACCGCCGTACGGAGGAACGTACGGCGGTCTGCCGTCGACATTTACTTGGACGTCCTAGTAAATTCGATGGTATGGACGCTGACGCCATCGAGGAAGGCCGCCGCCGCTGGCAGGCCCGGTACGACGCCGCGCGCAAGCGCGAGGCCGACTTCACGACGCTCTCCGGCGATCCCGTGGAGCCGGTGTACGGGCCCCGGCCCGGCGACAGGTACGAGGGGTTCGAGCGGATCGGCTGGCCCGGGGAGTACCCCTTCACCCGCGGCCTGTACGCGACCGGCTACCGGGGGCGTACGTGGACGATCCGGCAGTTTGCCGGGTTCGGCAACGCCGAGCAGACCAACGAGCGCTACAAGACGATCCTCCGCAACGGCGGAGGCGGGCTCTCGGTCGCCTTCGACATGCCGACGCTCATGGGCCGCGACTCCGACGACCCGCGCTCGCTGGGCGAGGTAGGGCACTGCGGGGTCGCGATCGACTCGGCGGCCGACATGGAGGTCCTGTTCCAGGACATCCCGCTGGGTGACGTGACGACGTCCATGACCATCAGCGGACCGGCCGTGCCCGTCTTCTGCATGTACCTGGTCGCCGCCGAACGGCAGGGCGTCGACCCGTCCGTGCTGAACGGCACGCTCCAGACGGACATCTTCAAGGAGTACATCGCCCAGAAGGAGTGGCTCTTCCAGCCCGAGCCGCACCTGCGGCTCATCGGCGACCTGATGGAGCACTGCGCGGCCGGCATCCCCGCGTACAAGCCGCTGTCGGTTTCCGGCTACCACATCCGCGAGGCCGGGGCGACGGCCGCGCAGGAGCTGGCGTACACGCTGGCGGACGGCTTCGGGTACGTGGAGCTGGGGCTGTCGCGCGGGCTGGACGTCGACGTCTTCGCCCCCGGCCTGTCCTTCTTCTTCGACGCCCACGTCGACTTCTTCGAGGAGATCGCGAAGTTCCGGGCGGCCCGGCGGATCTGGGCCCGCTGGATGCGGGACGTGTACGGCGCGACGTCGGAGAAGGCGCAGTGGCTGCGCTTCCACACGCAGACGGCGGGTGTCTCCCTCACCGCGCAGCAGCCGTACAACAACGTCGTACGGACGGCCGTGGAGGCGCTGGCGGCTGTGCTCGGCGGGACCAACTCGCTGCACACCAACGCCCTCGACGAGACCCTCGCGCTGCCGAGCGAGCAGGCGGCGGAGATCGCGCTGCGCACGCAGCAGGTGCTGATGGAGGAGACCGGCGTCGCCAACGTGGCCGACCCGCTGGGCGGTTCCTGGTACGTCGAGCAGCTGACGGACCGGATCGAGGCCGACGCCGAGAAGATCTTCGAGCAGATCAGGGAGCGGGGGCTGCGGGCGCACCCCGACGGACAGCACCCGATCGGGCCGATCACCTCCGGGATCCTGCGGGGCATCGAGGACGGCTGGTTCACCGGGGAGATCGCGGAGTCGGCCTTCCGGTACCAGCAGGCGCTGGAGAAGGGCGACAAGAAGGTCGTCGGGGTGAACGTCCACACCGGGTCGGTGACCGGGGATCTGGAGATCCTGCGGGTCAGCCACGAGGTGGAGCGGGAGCAGGTGCGGGTGCTCGTGGAGCGGAAGGCCGGGCGTGACGACGCGCGGGTCCGTGCGGCGCTCGACGGCATGATCGCCGCGGCGCGGTCGGACGCGAACATGATCGAGCCGATGCTGGAGGCGGTCCGGGCCGAGGCGACGCTCGGCGAGATCTGCGGAGTGCTGCGGGACGAGTGGGGCGTGTACACCGAGCCTGCGGGCTTCTGAGTACGTCCTCCGCCCTGTCAGCGGGGTTCAGCTCCTGCACCCGAGGAGCATGCTGGACGGGGGTTCGCCGTACGCGACGCCCGACGATCGTACGGGCCTGTACGACGACCTGGGCGTGCCGCTGAACACGTTCTTCATGACTGTCGGCGGCCCTTCAACTCGTCGGGCTCCCCGGCCGGTTCAGCCGCCATACGCCCCCGCGAGCAGACCATCGTGCGGCACCATACCCATCAGTGCACGTTTCGCGAACGACTGGAGGACCTCCGTGGAGCCCATCACGGCAGGACTGCTCGTGGCTCTCGCCTCAGGGACGGCGGGTGCGGCCGGCGAACAGATCTGGGCGTCCCTGCGCGACCTGGTCACCCGAAGGGGGGCCCGTTCCGGCGAAGAGGAGCCGGCGGTGCCCGCCGAGCCCCCGCGCACCGAGGAGCGGGCCGGGCAGCTCGCCGAGCTGCTCAACGAACGCGCCCGGCAGGACCCCGATTTCGCCGCCGCGCTGGAGATGTGGCGGCGGCGGGCGGACACGGAGGTCGCGTCACGGTCCGGGGACGTGCGGAACGAGATCACCGGCGGCACTCAGGGCACGGTGATCCAGGGCCGGGACTTCCACGGCGACTTCACCATCGGAGGCGGTTCCTGAGCGGGCCGCACGCCGGCGCGGCGGGTGGCGGACGGGCACGGCTCAGCCGGAGGCCGTGTGCGCGGCCTGCCCCGTCAGTCCCCGCAGCAGCACCAGGGTGAAGCCGCGTACCCACTCCTCGTCCACCGGCTGCCCGCTCACCAGCGTGCGGTGGACCACCGCCCCCGCCACCATGTCGAAGATCAGGTCTGCCGTGCGGGACGCTGTGGCGGGGTCCGGTTCGGTCGGCAGTTCGCCTCGCGCCTGGGCCCGGGATCTGCCCTCCAGGACCAGACGCTTCTGGCGGTCGACCACCGACTCGCGGATGCGTTCGCGCAGGGCGTCGTCGCGGGTGGCCTCCGCCACCACTGCCATCAGGCCGCTTCTCGCCTCCGGGCGGGCCAGGATCGTGGCGAACCGCAGGACGACGCCCTGGATGTCGGCGGCCAGTGAGCCGCTGTCCGGGAGTTCCAGCTCGTCGAAGAGTTCCGCGACCGCGTCGACGACCAGTTCGTTCTTGCCCGCCCAGCGGCGGTACAGCGTCGTCTTCGCAACCCCGGCGCGTGTCGCGACGTCTCCCAGGGTGAGCTTGGACCAGCCCAGTTCGACCAGCGCAGCTCGCGTCGCGGCCAGGATCGCGGCGTCCGCAGTGGCGCTGCGCGGGCGCCCGGTGCGGCTGGCAGGGCTGCGGCTGTGCATGTCCTGACCATAAACCGGCGTTTCCCGTGCGGCCGTGAGGGAGATCACCGGGGGGCGGTGTTCCAGCGGGTCGGTGTGGCATTACGCTACGGCTCGTAGCGAAAGCCCGTGAGGGACGTACACGGGCTTCGGCGACACGGCGTGGGGTGGGGACCCGGCGCCGAGGGGCACTCGACCGGCCCGGCTTTCACACCGTTTTTCACACGCGCGCGCAGTACGGGGGAGGATAGGCGCATGCAGCCACGGAACATGTCCATGAGCGGAGTCGTCGACCTCGCCGCGGTGAAGGCGGCCCAGGAGGCCAAGACGAAGGCGGAGCAGGCGCGTGCGCAAGCCGCCCGGGAGGGCGGCGCGGGGGCGATCTCTCCGGCCGATCTCGTCATCGACGTCGACGAGGCGGGGTTCGAGAGGGACGTCCTCCAGCGGTCCGCCGAGGTGCCCGTCGTCATCGACTTCTGGGCCGAGTGGTGTCAGCCCTGCAAGCAGCTGAGCCCGGTCCTGGAGCGGCTGGCCGTCGAGTACAACGGCCGCTTCCTGCTCGCCAAGATCGACGTCGACGCCAACCAGATGCTGATGCAGCAGTTCGGCATCCAGGGGATCCCCGCGGTGTTCGCTGTCGTCGCGGGGCAGGCACTGCCGCTCTTCCAGGGGGCCGCGGGCGAGGCGCAGATCCGGCAGACCCTGGACCAGCTGGTGCAGGTCGCCGAGCAGCGCTTCGGCCTGACCGGCCTCGTCGTCGACCCCGAAGCCGATCCGGGCGGTGCCCAGGCGGCTCCCGAGCGGCCGGCCGGTCCGTACGACGCGCTCCTCGAAGCCGCCGTGCAGGCGCTGGACTCGGGTGACCTGAGCGGTGCCGTCCAGGCCTACAAGAACGTGCTGAGCGAGGACCCGGGCAACGAGGAGGCCACACTGGGCCTCGCGCAGGCCGAGTTGCTCCAGCGCGTGCAGGGTGTCGACCCGCAGCAGGTGCGCAGGGACGCGGCCGAGAAGCCGGCCGACGTGCAGGCGCAGATCGCCGCCGCCGACCTGGATCTGGTGGGCGGCCATGTGGAGGACGCCTTCGGCCGGCTCATCGAGACCGTGGGGCGTACGGTGGGTGACGACCGGGACACCGTGCGGATGCGGCTGCTGGAGCTGTTCGAGGTGGTCGGACCCGAGGATCCGCGCGTGATCGCGGCCCGCAGGGCTCTGGCCCGGGCCCTGTTCTGACCAGTCGCTAAACATGCGGGCCTGTGATGCCCGCGTGAAAATTCGCCAACAGAGCGTCACGGCGGCCGCGCTTTGCCAAATCTTGGCAATCGCGGCCGCTGTTACTGCAAGTAAGCCATGGGCGCTGATCTGTCGGTTTCTGTCCAGCGATCAACAGCTTTGTGCCGGCGTTCGACACCACCCTGTGTCGTCGTCCGAGACCGGGGGGTCGTTGTTCGGTTATCCGGCCGTTACTAGCGAGTAACGAACCCCCTTGTGCGGGCGGCGAGAATGCACCACGATCGGCCACGCTCGGTCCATTCCCGTACCCCGGCAGCCGGTTGGGTCGCGGGACATCCTGGGTCCCCACCGAGCAGAGCCGGCGGCAGTGGCGCCGGCTCTTGGACAGGGGGGTCTTCGTCTTTCCGGCGAAGCCTGTCCAGCAGGGTTGTGCGTGATGCGTGTCAGGCGCGACCAGTGGTTGTCGCTCGGGGGTGATCGCCGGTGATTCGGGCGCGTGTTGCGCCGCCGAGTGCAGGCGCTCTCCTTCCCGAGGACGTAGCACTTCTCCCATCCCTGCCCGGCTGAACCGCGACTCGGGGCGAGCCAGGACAGGAGATGTACGTCCGAGAAGGAGGAAATATGGAGTCCCAGGTGCGTGGCGGGACCAGATGGAAGCGGTTCGCTGTGGTGATGGTGCCCAGCGTCGCCGCCACGGCTGCGATAGGTGTCGCCCTCGCGCAGGGCGCTCTCGCCGCGTCGTTCAGTGTCTCCGGGCAGTCGTTCAAGGTCACGACCGACCAACTCGTCGGTGAGGGCTTCTCGCAGTACGGCGCCCTCGACGAGGGTTACACGATGGACGGCAAGAAGGCCGTCCACCCGGTCGCGGTCTCGTCGTTCAGGACGGCGACGATCAAGAACCTGTGCCAGTCGGTCGTCACCCCGAACATTCCGGTGCTCGGGAACGTCAGCCTGATTCTGCGGGCCGGCCAGGGTGCGAAGCCGGTCGAGGCGCAGAACCTCTACATCGATGTCGCCGACCTCAGCGCCGACGCGACGTTCGAGAACATCGACATCGGTGTGGCCGCCAAGGACGCCAACAAGGGTCCGGCCATGAGGAAGGGCGAGACGTCGAACCCGTACGGCTTCGCCCAGCAGGCGGACCGGGCGATCCTGACCGACGTGAAGCAGACGGCGTGGGCGACCACCGCCGGAACCTTCAAGCTCAGCGGCCTGAAGATGTCGCTGTCGACGGGTGTCAAGGAGTGCTACTAAGCACTCGATGACGGGCGGGGGAGCCGGTGGCGCCCCCGCCCGTCCACCTTCCGGTCGCGCCGTCACGCGCGGCCCACATCACCACCACAGCAAAGCCGTACCAGGGAGCTGTTTTTCCATGAGCGCCGAGACTCCTGCCGCAGACGGCCAGTTCACTCTCCGGAGGCAGCAGTTCCGCGCCTGGCGGGGTACGCGGCCGTTCTGGGCCGGGCTGTTCGTACTGCTCAGCGGACTGCCCATCGCCTACTTCCCGTACGCGAACCTCCGGATCGGTCACCTGACGCTGGCGATGGCGACCACCGCGGGTGCCGGGTCCCTGATCATCGGTGTGCTGCTCGTCGTGCTGGGCGTCAGCCTCTGGTTCCAGAAGCACGTCCGCGTCTTCGCGGGAGTCGCGGCGATCCTGCTGGCGCTCGTGTCCATCCCCGTGTCCAACCTCGGCGGGTTCCTCATCGGTTTCCTCCTCGCCCTCGTGGGCGGGGCGATGGCCGTGGCCTGGGCGCCGGGCGCACCGCCCGCACAGCAGCCCCCGGGCGAGCCCGCGAAGGGTACCGGCGGGGCCCCCGAGGCCTCCGACCACGACACCACGGTGCTCCGGCCCGTGGATCCGGTGGGCGAGCCGAACGATCTGTCAGGAACGAGCCCGGCGAACGGGGCGAACGGGAGGCACAGTGCCGGCTGACGAGGTGACCCACGGGGCTGATGTGGAGGCGTCCCGTGTGAGAACCGGGCCGCGCCACGCGGCACCCAAGAAGCCGCTGTTCACCAGGTTCAACAGGCCTGCGGGCAAGGCGATAGCCATGGCGGCGATGCCGACGGCTGTCCTCATGGGCATGGGCTTCACATCGACACTCGCCATCGCCGACAGCGACAACCCGGCGACGCCGACGTCGAAGAGCCTGACGGCCGACGAGTACAAGGAGTGCGTGGCGGCCCTGGAGGACGCCAAGGACTCCAGCGACTCCAAGGGCGACGACTCCGCCTCGCCCACGCCGTCCCCCTCGGGGACCGACGGCGCGCAGGACGAGGGCGACAAGGGCGAGACGGCCCCCACCCCGTCCCCCTCGGCCACCGAGGGCGGCACGGGCGCGGACGAGGGCGATCCCTCTTCGCCGGATTCAGGTGCCGGCGACAAGGGCGAGCCCGAGCCGGCCCCGTCCACGAGCACGCCGAGCGGCGGCGACTCGGCCGCCACACCGTCCCCGTCGCCGTCCGAGAGCGGCGGCAACCTGCTGGAGGACATCGGCGACGCCATCGGCGGCATCTTCGACGGCGGGAACAAGGCCGGCGCGAGCCCGAGCCCGAGCCCCACCCCGTCCGACTCGGCCTCCCAGAGCGCCGGGAAGCCGGCCGAGGACGCCACCGATGCTGTGAAGGACACCACCGAGAAGGTCGCCGGCACGGTCGACGACACCGTCAAGGACACCACCGACAAGGCGTCCAAGGCGGTCGAGGACACCGGCAAGGCGGTCGAGAAGGCGGCGGAGGCGGCGAAGGCGGCCGAGGAGGCCACGGCCTCGCCCAGCCCGTCCCCGAGTTCCACCACGGATCCCGAGGACTGCCCGGCCGCCACCGACGCCGAGGGCGGCGTCGACAACAAGGTGCCGCTGCCCGACGACCCGTGGTTCCTCAACGCCAGCTCGCTGACGCTGAAGGGCGCCGACTACCAGGGCGTCGTCGAGGTGCGGACCGCCAACGGCACCGTCAAGAAGGTCCTGAAGTACGTCATCTCCGGCGGCACCGACATCGGTGACCTCCACCAGACGGTCAAGGACAAGCAGTCCGGCAAGACCTACCACGTGCAGGCGGCCAAGGGCTCGACGTCCACGATCCGCGACGGCGACACGGTGATGTACACGGAGAGCATCTCCGGCAACCTGCTCGGACTGATCCCGATCACGTTCGACCCGGAGCACCCGCCGCCGCTGAACATCCCGCTGATCTACTTCACCAACGTGAAGGTCCAGCAGGCCGGCCAGTTCGGCGGGACCCTGCACGTGCCCGGGCTGCACAACTTCGTCACCGACTGAACGCCTCTCCAGGCCCGTTCGGGAGCCGCACACGCCGAGGGCGCCCCCTGTTGACCCAGGGGGCGCCCTCGGCGCCGTACACGGGCCCTCAGGCCCGTTTCCGATCAGCTCTTGGCGCCGCCCAGGTGGTGGACGCGCACCATGTTGGTGGTGCCGGGGACGCCGGGGGGCGAGCCGGCCGTGATGACCACGATGTCGCCCTCGTTGAAGCGGTTCAGCTTCACCATCTCCTGGTCCACCAGGTCGACCATCTCGTCCGTGCTGTTCACGAACGGCACGACGTGCGGCTCCACGCCCCAGCTGAGCGTGAGCTGGTTGCGGGTGGACTCGTCCGTGGTGAACGCGATGATCGGCTGGACCGCGCGGTAGCGGCACAGCCGGCGCGCGGTGTCGCCGGACTGGGTGAAGGCGACCAGGCCCCGGCCGCCGAGGAAGTCGGCGATCTCGCACGCGGCCCGGGCCACCGAACCGCCCTGCGTCCGCGGCTTCTTGCCCGGGACGAGGGGCTGGAGGCCCTTGGACATCAGCTCCTGCTCGGCCGCGGTGACGATCTTCGACATCGTCTTGACGGTCTCGATCGGGTAGGCGCCCACGCTCGACTCGGCGGACAGCATGACCGCGTCGGCGCCGTCCAGGATCGCGTTGGCCACGTCGGAGGCCTCGGCGCGGGTCGGACGGGAGTTGGTGATCATCGACTCCATCATCTGGGTCGCCACGATCACCGGCTTGGCGTTGCGCCGGCACAGCTCGATCAGGCGCTTCTGCACCATGGGGACCTTCTCGAGCGGGTACTCGACGGCGAGGTCACCACGGGCGACCATCACGCCGTCGAACGCCATCACGACGTCCTCCATGTTCTCCACCGCCTGCGGCTTCTCCACCTTGGCGATGACCGGGACGCGGCGGCCCTCCTCGTCCATCACGCGGTGCACGTCCTGGACGTCCTTGGCGTCGCGGACGAAGGACAGCGCGACCAGGTCGCAGCCCATGCGGAGGGCGAAGCGGAGGTCCTCGACGTCCTTCTCGCTCAGCGCGGGCACGTTGACGGCCGCGCCGGGCAGGTTGATGCCCTTGTGGTCGGAGATGACGCCGCCCTCGATGACGATCGTCTTCACCCGGTGGCCCTCGACCTCGGTGACCTTCAGCTCGACGTTGCCGTCGTTGATGAGGACCTGGTCGCCCTTGGTCACGTCACCGGGCAGGCCCTTGTAGGTCGTCCCGCAGATCGTCTTGTCGCCCGGGACGTCCTCGGTGGTGATGGTGAACTCGTCACCGCGGACCAGCTCCACGGGACCCTCGGCGAAGGTCTCCAGGCGGATCTTGGGGCCCTGGAGGTCGGCGAGGACCCCGATGGCCCGGCCGGTCTCCTTGGCGGCGGCACGGACCCGGTCGTACCGGCCCTGGTGCTCGGCGTGCGTGCCGTGGCTGAAGTTGAAGCGGGCCACGTTCATGCCGGCCTCGATCAGCGCGACAAGCTGCTCGTGGGAGTCGACCGCGGGGCCGAGAGTACAGACGATTTTCGAACGGCGCATGGGGGCGATCCTATCGGTTTGTTTCGCAACGGAATATTCCGTCTGGCGGAAAATACAAAAGGGCGGGTTGCCGCTCAGGTGTGATTCCCCGAACCAATTACCAGCGCGTAGGTCTGTGTCGCGATCTCCAATTCCTCGTCAGTAGGCACCACCGCCACCGCGACCCGGGCGCCCTCGGGCGAGATCAGCCGTCCCTCGTCACCGCGTACGGCGTTGCGCTCGCCGTCCACCGCCAGGCCCAGCTCCTCCAGGCCCGCCAGGGCGGCCTCCCGCACGAACGCGGCGTTCTCGCCGACGCCGGCGGTGAAGGCCACCGCGTCCACCCGTCCGAGTACGGCGTAATAGGCGCCGATGTACTTCTTCAGGCGGTGAATGTAGATGTCGAACGCCAGAGCCGCCTGCTCGTCGCCCGCCTCGACGCGGCGGTGGATCTCCCTCATGTCGTTGTCGCCGCACAGTCCGATCAGACCGCTCTTCTTGTTGAGAAGAGTGTCGATCTCGTCGGCGGACATTCCACCAACACGCATCAAATGGAAGATGACGGCCGGGTCCATGTCTCCCGAGCGCGTACCCATCACGAGCCCCTCCAAAGGCGTCAGTCCCATGGAGGTGTCCACACAACGACCGCCCCTGACGGCCGAGGCGGACGCCCCGTTGCCCAGGTGCAGCACGATGACGTTGACATCCTCCGGTGCCTTGCCGAGCAGCTCGGCGGTCGCACGGGAGACGTACGCGTGCGAGGTGCCGTGGAAGCCGTAGCGCCGGATGCGGTGCTCGTCGGCCGTCTTCACGTCGATCGCGTAGCGGGCGGCCGACTCCGGCATCGTCGTGTGGAAGGCGGTGTCGAAGACGGCGACCTGCGGCAGGTCCGGGCGCAGCGCCCGGGCCGTGCGGATGCCGGTGAGGTTGGCCGGGTTGTGCAGCGGGGCGACCGGGATGAGCCGCTCGATCTCGGCGAGCACGGCCTCGTCGATCACGGTCGGCTCGGTGAAGGACTTGCCCCCGTGCACCACCCGGTGCCCGATCGCGGCCAGTTCGGGCGAGTCCAGGCCGAGGCCGTCCTTGGCGAGTTCCTCGGCCACGGCCTTCAGGGCGGCGTCGTGGTCGGCGATCGCGCCGCCGCGCTCCCGGCTCTCGCCGCCGGCCGGGGTGTGCTTCAGGCGGGAGGTCTGCTCGCCGATGCGCTCGACCAGACCCATCGCCAGCCGGCTGTCGTCACGCATGTCGAGCAGCTGGTACTTCACCGACGAGGAGCCGGAGTTGAGGACGAGGACACGGGTGGGACTCACTGGGCGGTCGCCTTCTCGCTCGGGGACGGGGCGGGGGACTGGGCCTGGATCGCCGTGATGGCGACCGTGTTGACGATGTCCTGGACGAGGGCGCCCCGGGACAGGTCGTTGACCGGCTTGCGCAGGCCCTGGAGCACCGGGCCGACGGCGATCGCGCCGGCCGAGCGCTGCACGGCCTTGTAGGTGTTGTTGCCGGTGTTCAGGTCGGGGAAGATCAGCACGCTCGCCTGTCCGGCGACCTCGGAGCCGGGCAGCTTGGTCGCCGCGACCGACGGCTCCACGGCGGCGTCGTACTGGATCGGGCCCTCGATCCTCAGGTCGGGCCGGCGGGTGCGGACGAGCTCGGTGGCCTCGCGCACCTTGTCGACGTCGGCGCCGGAGCCGGACGTACCCGTGGAGTACGACAGCATGGCGATCCGCGGCTCCACGCCGAACTGGCCGGCCGTGCTCGCCGACTGGATGGCGATGTCGGCGAGCTGC
This region of Streptomyces caelestis genomic DNA includes:
- a CDS encoding antibiotic biosynthesis monooxygenase family protein is translated as MTGETPASAPVRVVRLLRVREGREADFVESYHGVLERAVRSPGHLREQLCRSVDDPGQWLLTSEWASLDAVKRWRADPDHATLVGPMNACLHDDRWTGVFEIMPEGARKPRRS
- a CDS encoding DUF3817 domain-containing protein, translating into MKKSVLTRYRVMAYVTGVLLVLLTFGMIGKYVLDLNGAADFTRVVSIAHGWLYVVYLIFAFDLGSKAKWPVGKQIWVLLAGTIPTAAFFVERKISHELEARVAEDSPATAKA
- a CDS encoding DUF6230 family protein, whose protein sequence is MESQVRGGTRWKRFAVVMVPSVAATAAIGVALAQGALAASFSVSGQSFKVTTDQLVGEGFSQYGALDEGYTMDGKKAVHPVAVSSFRTATIKNLCQSVVTPNIPVLGNVSLILRAGQGAKPVEAQNLYIDVADLSADATFENIDIGVAAKDANKGPAMRKGETSNPYGFAQQADRAILTDVKQTAWATTAGTFKLSGLKMSLSTGVKECY
- a CDS encoding MarR family winged helix-turn-helix transcriptional regulator; this translates as MPKPLSLPFDPIARADERWKQRWGNVPSMAAITSIMRAQQILLAEVDAVVKPYGLTFARYEALVLLTFSKSGELPMSKIGERLMVHPTSVTNTVDRLVKSGLVDKRPNPNDGRGTLASITEKGREVVEAATRDLMAMDFGLGVYDAEECAEIFAMLRPLRIAAGDFEEG
- a CDS encoding acyl-CoA mutase large subunit family protein, with the translated sequence MDADAIEEGRRRWQARYDAARKREADFTTLSGDPVEPVYGPRPGDRYEGFERIGWPGEYPFTRGLYATGYRGRTWTIRQFAGFGNAEQTNERYKTILRNGGGGLSVAFDMPTLMGRDSDDPRSLGEVGHCGVAIDSAADMEVLFQDIPLGDVTTSMTISGPAVPVFCMYLVAAERQGVDPSVLNGTLQTDIFKEYIAQKEWLFQPEPHLRLIGDLMEHCAAGIPAYKPLSVSGYHIREAGATAAQELAYTLADGFGYVELGLSRGLDVDVFAPGLSFFFDAHVDFFEEIAKFRAARRIWARWMRDVYGATSEKAQWLRFHTQTAGVSLTAQQPYNNVVRTAVEALAAVLGGTNSLHTNALDETLALPSEQAAEIALRTQQVLMEETGVANVADPLGGSWYVEQLTDRIEADAEKIFEQIRERGLRAHPDGQHPIGPITSGILRGIEDGWFTGEIAESAFRYQQALEKGDKKVVGVNVHTGSVTGDLEILRVSHEVEREQVRVLVERKAGRDDARVRAALDGMIAAARSDANMIEPMLEAVRAEATLGEICGVLRDEWGVYTEPAGF
- a CDS encoding TetR/AcrR family transcriptional regulator, with translation MHSRSPASRTGRPRSATADAAILAATRAALVELGWSKLTLGDVATRAGVAKTTLYRRWAGKNELVVDAVAELFDELELPDSGSLAADIQGVVLRFATILARPEARSGLMAVVAEATRDDALRERIRESVVDRQKRLVLEGRSRAQARGELPTEPDPATASRTADLIFDMVAGAVVHRTLVSGQPVDEEWVRGFTLVLLRGLTGQAAHTASG
- a CDS encoding tetratricopeptide repeat protein codes for the protein MQPRNMSMSGVVDLAAVKAAQEAKTKAEQARAQAAREGGAGAISPADLVIDVDEAGFERDVLQRSAEVPVVIDFWAEWCQPCKQLSPVLERLAVEYNGRFLLAKIDVDANQMLMQQFGIQGIPAVFAVVAGQALPLFQGAAGEAQIRQTLDQLVQVAEQRFGLTGLVVDPEADPGGAQAAPERPAGPYDALLEAAVQALDSGDLSGAVQAYKNVLSEDPGNEEATLGLAQAELLQRVQGVDPQQVRRDAAEKPADVQAQIAAADLDLVGGHVEDAFGRLIETVGRTVGDDRDTVRMRLLELFEVVGPEDPRVIAARRALARALF
- a CDS encoding DUF6114 domain-containing protein, whose protein sequence is MSAETPAADGQFTLRRQQFRAWRGTRPFWAGLFVLLSGLPIAYFPYANLRIGHLTLAMATTAGAGSLIIGVLLVVLGVSLWFQKHVRVFAGVAAILLALVSIPVSNLGGFLIGFLLALVGGAMAVAWAPGAPPAQQPPGEPAKGTGGAPEASDHDTTVLRPVDPVGEPNDLSGTSPANGANGRHSAG
- a CDS encoding cytochrome P450 family protein; protein product: MTQAFASEEMSSEEAAAAASACSREFRANPHPVYAALRETAPVCPLSPPHGVDTYLITRYDDARAALADPRLSKDMYGAIDAYHRIFGDSSIALDDNMLFSDPPKHTRLRRIVGSTFTPKRVESLRQRVQEITDELLDRCPASEPVNLLPEFCFPLPLHVICELLGVPENERKQAQEWSATVAQTGFGPEARKALELAEGNLRDYLVDLIARKRKEPDGALLSALVTAQDQDGALTDHELVSTAWVLLFAGHKSTAYQIGNAVYHLLSQPEQKRLAFRDPKATAAAVEEIFRFETSVENSTFRYATEDIEIRDTRIPKGALVQISLTAANRDPEMFPDPDRMDVERPNVQATHLAFGLGPHYCIGAPLARLEMQIALATLFGRYPRMALVGEPEDARWLTVPFPAFRGLAELPVVLDPS